The proteins below are encoded in one region of Halichoerus grypus chromosome X, mHalGry1.hap1.1, whole genome shotgun sequence:
- the GPRASP3 gene encoding G protein-coupled receptor associated sorting protein 3, with translation MTGAKNESKNKAKTQKRAGIQAEAKRESTAIVRPIAKTQDKAIAKAGSQADAAAVTKARSKNRIVTEIKERALADFSPKAEDEATRVSGMSSVSEANAESRSICKDKAGIDTWFWAGEEANVGSWFWNGEEASNRSSAKDEGKAGIGPPSYAEKLEPVAGASCRARPGTEEEEEENVIGNWFWDGDETSFDPNPRPVSRIVRPQPVDEINEKNRPKDWSEVTIWPKAPAVTPAVLGFRSQVPFETKPPSYIVLASAEENTHSLPVATTCPSRSTTSCSQPVPEYPFGSDPCIQTIEEIRRQIRIREVNGIKPFACPCKMECYMDSEEFEKLVTLLKSTTDPLIHKIAQIAMGITNVHPFAQEFINEVGVVTLIESLLSFPSSEIRKKAVITLNPPSGDERQRKIELHVKHMCKETMSFPLNSPGQQSGLKILGQLTADSNHHHIVASYFSELFHLLSLGNRKTRNLVLKVLLNMSENPAAARDMINTKALAALKLIFNQKEAKANLVSAVAIFINIKEHIRKGSIVVVDHMSYNTLMAIFREVKVIIETM, from the coding sequence ATGACTGGGGCCAAGAATGAGagtaaaaacaaagccaaaactcAAAAAAGGGCTGGTATACAAGCTGAAGCAAAGAGGGAGTCTACTGCCATAGTCAGACCTATAGCCAAGACCCAGGACAAAGCAATAGCCAAGGCAGGGTCTCAAGCTGATGCAGCGGCAGTGACGAAGGCAAGGTCTAAGAACAGGATTGTTACTGAGATAAAGGAAAGAGCCCTGGCAGATTTCAGTCCCAAAGCTGAAGATGAGGCCACTAGAGTATCTGGGATGTCTTCTGTGTCTGAGGCTAATGCTGAGTCCAGGTCCATATGTAAAGATAAGGCTGGTATTGACACCTGGTTTTGGGCTGGGGAAGAGGCCAATGTTGGTTCCTGGTTTTGGAATGGAGAAGAGGCTAGTAATCGTTCCAGTGCTAAGGATGAAGGTAAAGCTGGTATTGGTCCCCCGTCCTATGCTGAAAAGTTAGAGCCTGTGGCTGGGGCCAGCTGCAGAGCTAGGCCAgggactgaggaggaggaggaggaaaatgttATTGGGAACTGGTTTTGGGATGGAGATGAAACTAGTTTTGATCCTAATCCTAGACCTGTGAGTAGGATAGTTAGGCCCCAGCCTGTGgatgaaattaatgaaaaaaataggcCCAAGGACTGGTCTGAGGTAACTATCTGGCCCAAAGCCCCTGCTGTAACTCCAGCAGTGTTAGGATTTAGATCCCAAGTCCCATTTGAGACAAAGCCTCCTTCATATATTGTCCTGGCCTCAGCTGAGGAAAATACCCATTCTTTGCCTGTGGCAACAACATGCCCTTCTAGGAGCACTACTTCATGCTCACAGCCTGTCCCTGAGTACCCATTTGGTTCTGACCCTTGCATCCAGACTATAGAGGAGATTAGACGCCAAATCAGGATCAGGGAAGTGAATGGAATTAAGCCATTTGCTTGCCCTTGCAAAATGGAATGCTACATGGATTCTGAGGAATTTGAAAAACTTGTTACCTTACTTAAGTCAACTACTGATCCTCTCATTCATAAAATAGCTCAAATTGCAATGGGGATCACTAATGTTCATCCCTTTGCCCAAGAATTTATTAATGAGGTGGGTGTAGTGACGCTTATTGAAAGCTTGCtcagttttccttcttctgaaatcagaaaaaagGCCGTAATTACTCTGAATCCTCCTTCTGGGGATGAGAGACAACGCAAGATTGAATTACACGTTAAGCATATGTGTAAGGAAACCATGTCTTTCCCCTTGAACTCACCCGGACAGCAATCTGGATTAAAGATACTAGGGCAACTGACTGCTGATTCTAACCATCACCACATTGTTGCCAGTTACTTTTCAGAGCTTTTCCACTTGCTATCCCTGGGAAATCGTAAAACCAGAAATCttgttttaaaagtacttttgaaTATGTCTGAAAATCCAGCTGCAGCCAGAGACATGATCAATACAAAGGCCTTAGCAGCATTAAAACTCATCTTTAACCAGAAAGAGGCAAAAGCCAATCTCGTTAGTGCTGTGGCCATATTTATTAACATAAAGGAGCATATCAGAAAGGGTTCAATTGTAGTTGTTGATCACATGAGTTACAATACACTGATGGCCATTTTCCGTGAagttaaagtaattattgaaacAATGTAA